One Cystobacter ferrugineus genomic window, GCGGGTCGACCTGGGGAGCGTGGGATTGTGGCGCCCATCCTCGCGAGCCTCAGCACGAGTGGGAACGGCCCGCCGCCCGCCCGGGTGGTGGACGGTGGAGCCGCTTCCCACTCGGGCCGTCAGCGCGGGTCCACCCGGAGCCCACCTTTCCGATGGACAGGCGCCGGATCAGCACCCGGCTCTCCTCCTCTGGCATGAGCGCCAGGAGGGGAGCGGGCGATTGATCAAGCTTCGCCGCCGCGCGGCGCGGGATAGACTGCGCGCGCATCCAGTCATCCCATACCGAGGAGTCTCCCATGAGTCGTCTACTTTCCGGCCAGGTCGCCCTGGTCACCGGCGCGGCCGCCGGCATCGGCCGGGCCACGGCCCTGGCCTTCGCCCGAGAGGGCCTGAAGGTGGTGGTCTCCGACATCGACCCGGCCGGCGGCGAGGGCACTGTCGCGCAGATCCGCGCGGCCGGCGGTGAGGCCCGCTTCATCCGCTGCGACGTCACCCGGGAGGCCGAGGTCCGCGCGCTCATCGAGGGCACCCAGGCCGCCCATGGGCGTCTGGACTACGCCTTCAACAACGCCGGCATCGACATCGAGAAGAGCAAGCTGGCCGATGCCCAGGAATCCGAGTTCGACGCCATCATGGGCGTGAACGTCAAGGGCGTCTGGCTGTGCATGAAGTACGAGATTCCCCTGATGCTCGCCCAGGGCGGCGGCGCGATCGTCAACACCGCCTCCGTCGCGGGCCTGGGCGCGGCGCCCAAGATGGGCATCTACTCCGCCTCCAAGCACGCGGTGATCGGTCTGACCAAATCCGCGGCGGTCGAGTACGCGAAGAAGAACGTGCGCATCAACGCGGTCTGCCCGGCGGTGATCGACACCGACATGTATCGCCGCGCCATCGAGGCCGAGCCGCGCAAGGCCGAGTACGCCAAGGCCGTCCATCCGATCGGGCGGGTGGGCAAGGTGGAGGAGATCGCCGCGGCGGTGATCTACCTGTGCAGTGATACCGCTGGTTTCACCACGGGCATCGCGCTGCCGGTGGACGGCGGCGCCACGGCGGTCTGAGGCCGCGCCAGGGAGCCCCGCCGCCGTGCTCCCTGGCCCCTGCCCTTCCATCTACTCCTGGGAGGGATTGAAACAGGCCCTGATCTGCGTGCACGACCCCGCGCCCCGGCTCAGGCACTCCTGAGTACTCGAGCACCGCGAGCAATCCACGGTGCAGTACCCCGAGGCAAACTCGGTGTCCTGGGACGTCCACGCTCCAGCCAGGGAACCCACGGCAGCCGCCATCAACGTGGTCACGACAAGGGATGCCCTCTTCATCATCTTCTTCATGCCATCTCCTGGGTTCGTGGGTCCTGAGACCCAGGCGCAATCGTAGCGTCATCCGCCGCGGTGTCACCCAAGAGACCGAGGTCCGCGCGCTGATCGAGGGCCCTCCGAGGCCGGCCTTCAACAACGCCGGCATCACCTCTTGACATGTCAGCCGACATGACAACTGACATGTCACCGCCCCCCCACTGACCTCTCGCGGGAACCCAACAACCGAATCTTCCTGGTGACGAGTGCGTCGACTGTCCTGGCACGGCCGTTGCTGTTCGGCTTGAAGTGTCCATGACAGAGCATTCAGATCATCTCCGTCGGAAAAATTGGAACTCGGGTGTTGGTGGCCTCGCGGCATCCACAATAGAAACGGCGGCCATTCAACAGGGGGTATCAATTGGCTGAGGCACACGCGAAACAACCTTTCGAGCTACCCGCGTTCTATGTGCCCTGGCCCGCGCGCCTGAATCCAAACCTCGAGGGAGCCCGAGTCCACTCCAAGGCCTGGGCACGAGCCATGGGCATCCTGGACCCGCCCAAGGAAGAAGCCAAACCCGAGATCTGGACCGAGGCGGATTTCGACGCTCACGACTACGCCCTGCTCTGCGCGTATACCCATCCGGAAGCACCAGGCCCGGAACTCGATCTGGTCACGGATTGGTACGTCTGGGTTTTCTTCTTCGACGATCACTTCCTCGAGGTCTACAAACGCCCCCAGGATCAAGTAGGCGCGAAGAAGTATCTCGACAGATTGCCCCTGTTCATGCCGGTGGATCTCTCCGTCACTCCACCGGAGCCGACCAACGCGGTGGAGCGCGGCCTGCTCGATCTCTGGAAGCGCACCGTCCCCACCAAGTCCCCGGAATGGCGCAAGCGCTTCTTCGAGAGCACCAAGGCCCTGCTCGAGGAGTCGACGTGGGAGCTGTCCAACATCAGCGAGCGCCGCGTCGCCAACCCCATCGAATACATCGAGATGCGCCGCAAGGTGGGAGGCGCGCCCTGGTCGGCGGATCTCGTGGAGCACGCCGTCTTCGTCGAGGTGCCCGCCCGGATCGCGGACACCCGGCCCATGCGCGTCCTCAAGGACACGTTCGCGGACGGCGTGCACCTGCGCAACGATCTCTTCTCCTACGAGCGGGAGATCCTCGAGGAAGGCGAGCTGTCCAATTGCGTCCTGGTGATGGAGCGCTTCCTCGACATCGATACACAACGCGCCGCCAACCTGACCAATGACATCCTGACGTCCCGGCTCCAGCAGTTCGAGAACACCGCCGTGGCGGAGCTGCCCTCCCTGTTCGAGGAATACGCCCTGACGCCGGACGAACGGGCCAGCGTGCTCGTCTACATCCGGGGACTCCAGGACTGGCAGTCCGGCGGCCACGAGTGGCACATGCGCTCGAGCCGCTACATGAACCGTGGCGGCGGGGGTTCGGCGGCGGGGGCGTTTCCCCTCGGCCCCACGGGCCTGGGCACCTCGGCCGCGCGCCTGCCGTGGTCACCCGGCGCCCTGGGATTGGGGAGGTTCAAGAACTTCACCCACGTGCCCTACAAGCCCGTGGGTCCGGTGACGCTGCCCCGGTTCTACATGCCGTACACCACGAGCGTGAACGCCCACCTGGATGCCGCGCGGCGCAACTCCAAGCAATGGGCTCGCAAGATGGGCATGCTGGATTCCCTGCCCGGCCTTCCCGGCGTCTACATCTGGGATGATCACAAGTTCGACGTCGCGGACGTGGCCCTCTGTGGGGCGTTGATCCATCCGGCGGCATCCGGACCCGAGCTCGACCTGACGGCCGGCTGGCTCGTCTGGGGAACCTACGCCGACGACTACTTCCCGGCGCTCTACGGCCACACCCGCGACATGGCGGGCGCGAAGGCATTCAACGCCCGGTTGAAGGCGTTCATGCCGGATGACCCCTCCACCCTGACCGCGGTTCCCACCAACCCGGTGGAGCGAGGCCTGGCCGACCTGTGGGCCCGGACGGCCGGCCCCATGTCCCCGAGCTGGCGGAATCTCTTCCGCAAGGCCGTCCAGGACATGACCGAGAGCTGGCTGTGGGAACTCGCCAATCAGATACAGAACCGCATCCCGGATCCGGTCGACTACGTGGAGATGCGCCGGAAGACGTTCGGCGCGGATGTCACCATGAGCCTCTCCCGGCTGTCCCAGGGCAGCGGAATCCCCCCCGAGGTGTTCTACTCCCGGCCGATCCGGGGACTCGAGAACTCCGTCGCCGACTACGCCTGCCTGACCAACGACATCTTCTCCTATCAGAAGGAGCTCGAGTTCGAGGGCGAGCTCAACAACGGCGTGCTCGTCATCCAGCGCTTCCTGGATCTCGACAAGGCGGGAGCCGTCGAGGTCGTCAACAAGCTGATGACGGCCCGGATGCAGCAGTTCGAACACACCGTCGCCCTCGAACTGCCGGCTCTCGCCGACAACTTCGGCCTGGACGCGAGCGCGCGGGAGAAGCTGCACGGCTACGTCAAGAAGATGCAGCAGTACATGGCCGGAGTGCTCCGTTGGCATCAGGCCGTGGATCGCTACAAGGAATTCGAATTGCGCAACACCCGGAAGCTCGGTCAGCCATCCCTTCGCCCCACCGGCCTGGGGACGTCCGCCGCGCGCATCGCCTCGCTGTTCGGAGGCACCCGGTCTGACGTCGACACACGTGAAAAGAACGCTGTTCTTCAGCTCGAGAGGAAAGGGTAGGTCATGACGGATCCTGTGAAGCCGGGTAATGGGGAAGAGAAGCAGCAGCTGAGCCTCGCGACGATCGCGGCTCGCCAGCTCACGACGACGACCAAGTCCGTTCCGCAGATGCAGGGGATTTCGTCCCGGTGGCTGCTCAAGCTGCTGCCGTGGGTGCAGGTCTCGGGCGGCACGTTCCGCCTCAACCGCCGCTTGAGCTACACCGTGGGCGACGGCCGGGTGACCTTCTTCAGCACGGGCGCGAAGGTCCAGGTCATTCCCCAGGAACTCCAGGAGCTGCCACTGCTGCGCGGCTTCGAGGACAACGAGGTGTTGACCGCCCTGGCCAACCGCTTCGAGCAGAGGGAGTTCAAGCCCGGTGAGGTGATCACCGAGGCCGGCAAGGAGGCCGACTCGATCTGCCTCATCGCCCACGGCAAGGTGAACAAGATTGGCAAGGGCAAGTACGGTGATGACACCGTGCTCGAGACGCTGGCGGACGGCGACCACTACAGCTACGAGGTGCTGCTGGAGTCGCAGGACTACTGGCAGTTCACGGCCAGGGCCGTCACCGCCTGCACCGTGCTGATCCTCAAGCAGTCCGACTTCGAGGCGGTGCTCGCCCTGTCTCCGTCGCTCCAGAAGCACGTCGAGAGATTCAAGGCCCGGCTGAAGAAGAAGGCGGACTCGACGGGCGAGGCCGCCATCGAGCTGTCCGCGGGCCACCACGGCGAGCCGACGCTGCCGGGCACCTTCGTCGACTACGAGACCCATCCTCGTGAGTATGAGCTGAGCGTGGCCCAGACCGTGCTCCAGATCCATAGCCGTGTCGCCGACCTCTTCAACGACCCGATGAACCAGACCGAGCAGCAGTTGCGTCTGACCGTCGAGGCCCTCAAGGAGCGCAAGGAGCACGAACTCATCAACAACCGGGAGTTCGGACTGCTGCACAACGCCGATCTCAAGCAGCGCATCCACACCCGCGGCGGGCCTCCGACGCCGGATGACATGGACGAGCTGCTGGCGACGGTGTGGAAGGAGCCCTCGTTCTT contains:
- a CDS encoding family 2 encapsulin nanocompartment cargo protein terpene cyclase, whose translation is MAEAHAKQPFELPAFYVPWPARLNPNLEGARVHSKAWARAMGILDPPKEEAKPEIWTEADFDAHDYALLCAYTHPEAPGPELDLVTDWYVWVFFFDDHFLEVYKRPQDQVGAKKYLDRLPLFMPVDLSVTPPEPTNAVERGLLDLWKRTVPTKSPEWRKRFFESTKALLEESTWELSNISERRVANPIEYIEMRRKVGGAPWSADLVEHAVFVEVPARIADTRPMRVLKDTFADGVHLRNDLFSYEREILEEGELSNCVLVMERFLDIDTQRAANLTNDILTSRLQQFENTAVAELPSLFEEYALTPDERASVLVYIRGLQDWQSGGHEWHMRSSRYMNRGGGGSAAGAFPLGPTGLGTSAARLPWSPGALGLGRFKNFTHVPYKPVGPVTLPRFYMPYTTSVNAHLDAARRNSKQWARKMGMLDSLPGLPGVYIWDDHKFDVADVALCGALIHPAASGPELDLTAGWLVWGTYADDYFPALYGHTRDMAGAKAFNARLKAFMPDDPSTLTAVPTNPVERGLADLWARTAGPMSPSWRNLFRKAVQDMTESWLWELANQIQNRIPDPVDYVEMRRKTFGADVTMSLSRLSQGSGIPPEVFYSRPIRGLENSVADYACLTNDIFSYQKELEFEGELNNGVLVIQRFLDLDKAGAVEVVNKLMTARMQQFEHTVALELPALADNFGLDASAREKLHGYVKKMQQYMAGVLRWHQAVDRYKEFELRNTRKLGQPSLRPTGLGTSAARIASLFGGTRSDVDTREKNAVLQLERKG
- a CDS encoding SDR family oxidoreductase, whose amino-acid sequence is MSRLLSGQVALVTGAAAGIGRATALAFAREGLKVVVSDIDPAGGEGTVAQIRAAGGEARFIRCDVTREAEVRALIEGTQAAHGRLDYAFNNAGIDIEKSKLADAQESEFDAIMGVNVKGVWLCMKYEIPLMLAQGGGAIVNTASVAGLGAAPKMGIYSASKHAVIGLTKSAAVEYAKKNVRINAVCPAVIDTDMYRRAIEAEPRKAEYAKAVHPIGRVGKVEEIAAAVIYLCSDTAGFTTGIALPVDGGATAV
- a CDS encoding family 2B encapsulin nanocompartment shell protein, with product MTDPVKPGNGEEKQQLSLATIAARQLTTTTKSVPQMQGISSRWLLKLLPWVQVSGGTFRLNRRLSYTVGDGRVTFFSTGAKVQVIPQELQELPLLRGFEDNEVLTALANRFEQREFKPGEVITEAGKEADSICLIAHGKVNKIGKGKYGDDTVLETLADGDHYSYEVLLESQDYWQFTARAVTACTVLILKQSDFEAVLALSPSLQKHVERFKARLKKKADSTGEAAIELSAGHHGEPTLPGTFVDYETHPREYELSVAQTVLQIHSRVADLFNDPMNQTEQQLRLTVEALKERKEHELINNREFGLLHNADLKQRIHTRGGPPTPDDMDELLATVWKEPSFFLAHPRAIAAFGQECSRRGIYPTSIDVGGNMVPAWRGIPMFTSNKIPISETRTSSILLMRVGEKNQGVVGLHQAGIPDEIEPSFNVRFMGINEKAIISYLVSTYFSAAVLVPDALGILESVEIGRAHE